Proteins from a single region of Rhizobium leguminosarum bv. trifolii WSM1325:
- a CDS encoding 4-hydroxyproline epimerase (PFAM: proline racemase~KEGG: rec:RHECIAT_PC0000572 putative proline racemase protein), translated as MRNSFFCIDAHTCGNPVRLVAGGGPLLPHVPIGERREIFVRDHDWVRQALMFEPRGHDIMSGAIIYPAYREDCDFAVLFIEVSGCLPMCGAGTIGTVTAAIEEGLVKPREPGRLAIETPAGRVDVTYEEKGGYVEAVRLHNVASYLHDADVEVDVPGMGRLRVDISYGGNYYAVIEPQDNWSGLDGMTASDIVGCSQKLRSALAGICDPVHPDDVRIRGVHHAIWCDRPVNDVSDGRCAVFYGEKAIDRSPGGTGTSARMAQLYGKGRLTVGSRYRHESLIGTVFEGRVEAEARIGPYSGILPSIGGWARVIGHNAIFVDDRDPLAHGFQIR; from the coding sequence ATGAGAAACAGCTTCTTCTGTATCGATGCGCATACCTGCGGCAATCCCGTCCGCCTCGTTGCCGGAGGCGGTCCGCTGCTTCCGCATGTGCCGATCGGTGAGCGACGGGAGATTTTTGTCCGGGACCATGACTGGGTGCGCCAGGCGCTGATGTTCGAGCCAAGGGGGCACGACATCATGTCAGGCGCGATCATCTATCCGGCCTATCGGGAAGATTGCGATTTTGCCGTTCTTTTCATCGAGGTGAGCGGCTGCCTGCCGATGTGCGGCGCCGGCACCATCGGCACCGTGACCGCCGCGATCGAGGAGGGTCTCGTCAAGCCGCGGGAGCCGGGAAGGCTTGCCATCGAGACGCCTGCAGGAAGGGTCGACGTCACTTATGAGGAGAAGGGCGGATATGTCGAAGCCGTTCGTCTCCACAATGTTGCGAGCTATCTGCACGACGCTGATGTCGAGGTCGATGTGCCGGGAATGGGCCGTCTGCGCGTCGACATCTCCTATGGCGGCAACTATTATGCGGTCATCGAACCACAGGATAACTGGAGCGGCCTCGATGGCATGACCGCATCCGACATTGTCGGCTGCAGCCAGAAACTCAGGTCAGCACTTGCCGGTATCTGCGATCCCGTTCATCCCGACGACGTTAGGATACGCGGCGTGCATCATGCGATCTGGTGCGACCGCCCGGTGAATGACGTCTCGGATGGACGCTGCGCCGTCTTCTATGGCGAGAAGGCCATCGATCGCTCGCCGGGCGGCACCGGCACTTCCGCCCGCATGGCCCAGCTCTATGGGAAGGGACGGCTTACCGTCGGGTCGAGATACCGGCATGAAAGCCTGATCGGAACCGTCTTCGAGGGCCGGGTCGAAGCCGAGGCACGCATTGGGCCCTACAGCGGTATTCTTCCAAGCATTGGAGGCTGGGCACGCGTCATCGGGCACAACGCCATTTTCGTTGACGACCGTGATCCGCTAGCGCATGGCTTTCAGATCCGATGA
- a CDS encoding binding-protein-dependent transport systems inner membrane component (PFAM: binding-protein-dependent transport systems inner membrane component~KEGG: rec:RHECIAT_PC0000574 probable glycine betaine/L-proline ABC transporter, permease protein): protein MDSSGFTDLFDEWTDAALEWVSDNGEFLFDSIRQLLEGLYDGILWLLQLPPFYLVALIVALIGWRLVNVWFALLSGAALALCFSMGLWPETMSTLALVLTATALALAIGIPIGIAAGFFPALDRFMEPGLDLIQTLPPYIYLLPAIALLGYGPATALIATVIVAVPPAIRLTSLGIRMTPKEFIELGEALGMTPAKMFFKIRLPFALPSIMAGINQSLMMAFGMVVTAGIVGSGGLGETIYGAIRTLDIATSINGAIAIVVLTMVLDRITQSAARLGTGRKS from the coding sequence ATGGATAGTTCAGGCTTCACCGATCTTTTTGACGAATGGACGGACGCCGCGCTCGAGTGGGTGAGCGACAATGGCGAATTCCTTTTCGATTCTATCAGACAGCTTCTCGAAGGGCTCTATGACGGGATCCTCTGGCTCCTGCAGCTTCCGCCTTTCTACCTGGTCGCGCTGATCGTGGCGCTCATCGGCTGGCGGTTGGTCAATGTCTGGTTCGCTCTGCTGAGCGGCGCTGCACTGGCGCTTTGTTTTTCCATGGGCCTCTGGCCAGAGACGATGAGCACGCTGGCGCTGGTCTTGACCGCAACCGCACTCGCCCTGGCGATCGGGATCCCAATCGGTATTGCCGCCGGATTTTTCCCCGCCCTCGATCGATTCATGGAGCCCGGCCTGGATCTTATCCAGACGCTTCCGCCATACATCTATCTGCTGCCGGCGATCGCCCTGCTCGGCTACGGACCGGCGACGGCACTGATCGCGACGGTGATCGTCGCCGTGCCGCCGGCGATCCGCCTGACGTCTCTCGGTATCCGGATGACGCCCAAGGAGTTCATCGAACTTGGAGAGGCGCTCGGGATGACGCCGGCGAAGATGTTTTTCAAGATCCGCCTTCCCTTTGCGCTGCCGAGCATCATGGCAGGCATAAACCAGAGCCTGATGATGGCCTTCGGCATGGTCGTTACCGCCGGCATCGTTGGCTCCGGCGGGCTTGGCGAAACGATCTATGGCGCGATCAGAACGCTCGACATCGCGACCTCTATCAACGGAGCGATCGCCATCGTGGTACTGACCATGGTGCTTGACCGGATAACCCAGAGCGCGGCTCGCTTGGGAACGGGGAGGAAGTCATGA
- a CDS encoding Substrate-binding region of ABC-type glycine betaine transport system (PFAM: Substrate-binding region of ABC-type glycine betaine transport system~KEGG: ret:RHE_PF00395 glycine betaine/L-proline ABC transporter, substrate-binding protein) gives MKTLWKALCAAAMIGVSILPARAEEKTITMGTMSWEDLTPITGITKKVLEDAGYTVKVTEFSEWGIAYAALAKGDIQVLTSQTDYVAQDYWDKNKNRLEKISPVSHGLYQGVAVPKYVPIDSLEQLNENADKFSGKIIGIEPGAGLMRDTSNAVKDYGLKLQLVEGSTAAMTAALKSAYDRKEWIAVTIWEPSWMVQKYEVKYLKDPKGVFPPPQSYYWIGHKGFSAENPHAREVMASVYVPIADITAINGAVNEGKTMDQAVQDWIGAHADLIKRWENIKKN, from the coding sequence ATGAAGACTTTGTGGAAGGCGCTCTGCGCCGCTGCGATGATCGGGGTCAGCATCCTTCCTGCTCGCGCGGAAGAAAAGACGATCACCATGGGCACGATGTCGTGGGAGGACCTGACGCCCATCACCGGTATCACCAAGAAAGTTCTCGAAGACGCCGGCTATACGGTCAAGGTGACCGAGTTCTCCGAATGGGGCATCGCCTATGCCGCTCTCGCCAAGGGTGACATCCAGGTCCTCACCTCGCAGACGGACTATGTTGCGCAAGACTACTGGGACAAGAACAAGAACCGGCTCGAGAAGATCTCACCCGTTTCGCACGGCCTCTATCAGGGCGTCGCGGTTCCTAAATATGTCCCGATCGACTCGCTGGAACAGCTCAACGAAAACGCCGACAAGTTCAGCGGCAAGATCATCGGTATCGAACCGGGCGCCGGCCTGATGCGCGATACTTCGAACGCGGTCAAGGATTATGGCCTCAAGCTCCAGCTCGTCGAGGGCAGCACCGCCGCGATGACGGCGGCGCTGAAGTCCGCCTATGATCGCAAGGAGTGGATTGCGGTGACGATCTGGGAGCCGTCATGGATGGTCCAGAAGTACGAGGTCAAGTACCTCAAGGATCCGAAGGGCGTATTCCCGCCGCCGCAGAGCTATTACTGGATCGGCCATAAGGGCTTCTCCGCAGAGAACCCGCATGCGCGTGAAGTGATGGCCAGTGTCTACGTGCCGATTGCCGACATCACCGCCATCAACGGCGCAGTCAATGAAGGCAAGACCATGGACCAGGCCGTGCAGGATTGGATCGGCGCGCATGCCGACCTGATCAAGCGCTGGGAAAACATCAAGAAGAACTAA
- a CDS encoding FAD dependent oxidoreductase (PFAM: FAD dependent oxidoreductase~KEGG: rec:RHECIAT_PC0000577 putative oxidoreductase protein), producing MTRHVIKRLPIDTGVSGWEAISERAFPATALEHDMTADWLIVGGGFAGLSAARRLSQLRPEDKIVVLEAREVAKGPAGRNSGFMIDVPHNLSSGEYSVADEEATKDEIRQNRLAISFAADVAAEYGLSRETFDPSGKVNAAASERGLGLNDNYRKSLEKIGEEHRVLDADQMREMTGSRYYRGGLYTPGAVMIQPADYIRGLAGGLSSKVAIHEHSPVLELSREGRSWKAKSGRGSVSAPKVILGVNGHIQSFGHFRGRLMHIFTYASMTSAFSQNEFGGDVTGADRWALLPADPMGATVRKITTDGRSRIVIRTRFTYDPSLQVSEKRVAGVAAEQRRSFDARFPGLESLPMEYSWAGALCLSRNHVPAFGEVEEGLFSACCENGLGTVKSTLAGMMAADLAAGAGSPELDRYRNQPEPSKLPPEPFAWLGVNSVIRFQELRAGREG from the coding sequence ATGACCCGCCATGTGATCAAGCGCTTGCCGATCGACACCGGCGTTTCGGGATGGGAGGCGATCAGCGAACGCGCCTTTCCCGCAACAGCGCTTGAGCACGACATGACCGCGGACTGGCTAATCGTCGGCGGGGGGTTTGCCGGCCTGTCGGCGGCGCGCCGCCTTTCGCAATTGCGCCCTGAGGACAAGATCGTCGTCCTCGAGGCTCGCGAAGTCGCCAAGGGACCGGCCGGGAGGAATTCCGGCTTCATGATCGACGTGCCGCACAATCTGTCCTCAGGCGAATATTCGGTGGCCGACGAAGAGGCGACCAAGGACGAGATCAGGCAGAACCGTCTGGCGATTTCCTTCGCAGCCGATGTCGCGGCGGAATACGGCTTGTCCAGGGAAACCTTCGATCCGTCGGGCAAGGTGAATGCGGCCGCCTCCGAGCGGGGGCTCGGGCTTAACGACAACTACCGGAAGTCGCTCGAAAAGATCGGCGAGGAGCATCGCGTTCTCGATGCCGATCAGATGCGGGAGATGACCGGCTCGCGCTATTATCGCGGAGGGCTCTATACGCCAGGCGCCGTGATGATCCAGCCGGCCGACTATATCCGCGGCCTGGCAGGCGGACTTAGCTCGAAGGTTGCCATCCACGAGCACTCGCCGGTGCTGGAGCTTTCGCGCGAGGGCAGGTCCTGGAAGGCGAAATCCGGCCGCGGATCTGTTTCCGCGCCGAAGGTCATTCTCGGCGTGAACGGCCATATTCAAAGCTTCGGCCATTTTCGCGGACGGCTGATGCACATCTTCACCTACGCGTCGATGACATCAGCCTTTTCCCAGAACGAGTTCGGCGGCGATGTCACCGGCGCAGATCGTTGGGCGCTGCTGCCGGCCGACCCGATGGGAGCGACGGTCAGAAAGATCACCACCGATGGCCGTTCGAGAATCGTCATCAGGACCAGGTTCACCTATGACCCGAGCCTCCAGGTGTCGGAGAAGCGGGTCGCCGGCGTGGCGGCCGAGCAGCGCCGGTCATTCGACGCGCGCTTTCCCGGACTGGAAAGCCTGCCGATGGAATATAGCTGGGCTGGTGCTCTCTGCCTCAGCAGAAACCATGTGCCAGCATTCGGCGAGGTCGAAGAGGGGCTTTTTTCCGCCTGCTGCGAGAATGGTCTCGGCACTGTCAAGAGCACGCTCGCAGGGATGATGGCGGCCGATCTGGCTGCCGGCGCGGGTAGCCCCGAACTCGACCGATACAGGAACCAGCCGGAACCGAGCAAATTACCTCCCGAGCCCTTTGCGTGGCTGGGGGTCAATTCGGTTATCCGCTTTCAGGAATTGCGTGCAGGCCGCGAGGGATGA
- a CDS encoding dihydrodipicolinate synthetase (PFAM: dihydrodipicolinate synthetase~KEGG: rec:RHECIAT_PC0000579 dihydrodipicolinate synthase protein), producing MKFEGIYTPAVTPLDQNGQIDRAGFAAVLESLIEAGVHGIIVGGSTGEYYAQSSQERFELAAYARDVIGTRLPLIIGTGATRTEDSVEYAKAAKEIGADAILVSSPPYALPTERENAVHALTVDRAANLPIMLYNYPARMGVMMGEEYFSRLGKSKNVIAIKESSGDMGNLHLLARKFPHIALSCGWDDQALEFFAWGAKSWVCAGSNFLPREHVALYEACVLEKNFDKGRAIMMAMLPLMDFLECGKFVQSIKHGCELIGLNVGSVRAPLRPLNSEEKRTLQTVVATLKRTVAQITSGANHA from the coding sequence GTGAAGTTTGAGGGGATCTATACGCCGGCGGTGACACCGCTCGACCAAAATGGTCAGATCGACAGGGCTGGATTTGCCGCCGTGCTCGAATCGCTGATCGAGGCGGGCGTCCACGGCATCATCGTCGGCGGCTCGACGGGCGAGTACTACGCCCAGAGCAGCCAGGAGCGTTTCGAGCTCGCCGCCTATGCGAGGGACGTCATCGGCACGCGGCTGCCGCTCATTATCGGAACTGGCGCCACGCGGACCGAAGATTCGGTCGAATACGCAAAGGCCGCCAAGGAAATCGGCGCGGACGCGATCCTGGTGTCGTCACCGCCATACGCGCTGCCGACCGAACGCGAGAATGCGGTCCACGCCCTGACCGTCGACCGCGCGGCGAACCTGCCGATCATGCTCTACAACTATCCGGCCCGCATGGGCGTGATGATGGGCGAGGAGTATTTCTCCCGCCTCGGCAAGTCGAAGAACGTGATCGCCATCAAGGAAAGCTCCGGCGACATGGGCAATCTGCACCTGCTTGCCCGGAAATTTCCGCATATTGCGCTGTCCTGCGGCTGGGACGACCAGGCGCTCGAATTCTTCGCCTGGGGCGCGAAGAGCTGGGTCTGCGCCGGCTCCAATTTCCTCCCGCGCGAACATGTCGCCCTCTATGAGGCCTGCGTGCTCGAAAAGAATTTCGACAAGGGTCGCGCGATCATGATGGCGATGCTGCCGCTCATGGATTTCCTGGAATGCGGGAAGTTCGTTCAATCGATCAAGCACGGATGCGAATTGATCGGGCTGAATGTCGGATCGGTCCGCGCGCCGCTGCGTCCGCTCAACTCCGAAGAAAAGCGAACCCTTCAGACCGTCGTCGCCACGTTGAAGCGCACGGTCGCCCAGATCACCTCGGGAGCAAATCATGCATGA
- a CDS encoding transcriptional regulator, GntR family (PFAM: GntR domain protein; regulatory protein GntR HTH~SMART: regulatory protein GntR HTH~KEGG: rec:RHECIAT_PC0000580 probable transcriptional regulator protein, GntR family) translates to MAKTPKSNLYEDLKRQILTMELDPDADLDEASLSEKYGLSRTPVRDIFRRLAGEGYIDIRENRGARVIPMNHSTLRNFFLVAPMIYAAIGRLAVQNFKPAQLSDLKQTQERFRSASENMDALAMVLENNRFHEIFGEMSGNVYLQPSLGRLLIDHARIGHTFFRPRNEDMKRRLQVAVGHHDSFIDALGAHDENAVVDLVFEHWELSRENMEMFIAPQGLKADAFLGGPATQLLEKSS, encoded by the coding sequence ATGGCGAAGACACCGAAGAGCAATCTCTACGAAGATCTGAAACGGCAGATTCTGACGATGGAGCTGGATCCGGATGCCGATCTGGACGAGGCCAGTTTGAGCGAAAAATACGGCCTCTCCCGGACGCCGGTCCGCGACATATTCCGTCGCCTTGCCGGTGAGGGCTATATCGACATCCGCGAGAACAGGGGCGCGCGGGTCATCCCGATGAACCACTCCACCCTGCGAAATTTCTTTCTTGTTGCGCCGATGATCTACGCGGCGATCGGCCGTCTCGCCGTGCAGAACTTCAAGCCTGCTCAGCTTTCAGACCTGAAGCAGACCCAGGAGCGGTTCCGCTCCGCCAGCGAGAACATGGACGCTCTGGCGATGGTCCTCGAGAACAATCGCTTTCACGAAATCTTCGGCGAGATGTCGGGCAACGTCTATCTGCAGCCGAGTCTCGGCCGGCTGCTCATCGACCACGCGCGCATCGGCCACACCTTCTTCCGGCCGAGGAACGAGGACATGAAGCGGCGGCTTCAAGTGGCCGTCGGCCATCATGACAGCTTCATCGATGCGCTCGGCGCTCACGACGAAAACGCCGTCGTCGACCTCGTCTTCGAACACTGGGAATTGTCCCGCGAGAACATGGAAATGTTCATCGCCCCGCAAGGCCTCAAGGCGGACGCCTTCCTCGGCGGCCCCGCCACGCAATTATTGGAGAAATCGTCGTGA
- a CDS encoding Betaine-aldehyde dehydrogenase (PFAM: Aldehyde Dehydrogenase~KEGG: rec:RHECIAT_PC0000578 aldehyde dehydrogenase protein) encodes MHEPLTASEYKAIAAGLQFPANAFVDGAFRPANSGQTFTSTNPATGEVLAEIAACDATDVDAAVAKAKQAFDDGRWRLRSPGERKAVLLKLARLLEDNRHELAVMESLDSGKPVGECQTVDVPDTIHTIRWHAELIDKLYDNTAPVGANALTMIVREPVGVVGCVLPWNFPLLMLAWKIGPALAAGCSVIVKPAQETTLTALRVAELAHEAGIPAGVFNVVTGGGKEVGEPIGMHMDVDMVAFTGSTPTGRRFLRYAADSNLKRVVLECGGKNPAVVLDDAEDLDLVAEQVVNGAFWNMGENCSATSRLIVHSKVKEELLKRIGAYMREWKTGDPLDPANRIGALVSKAHFEKVKSFLDDARKEKLTVTHGGETYGGIFIEPTVVEGVTPASRLFQEEIFGPVLSVTTFNSLAEAIALANDTNYGLTASVYTGSLRNAIKLSREIRAGVVTVNCFGEGDASTPFGGYKESGFGGRDKSVFAHDNYCELKTIWIDVSERSVDETIR; translated from the coding sequence ATGCATGAACCCTTGACCGCCTCCGAATACAAGGCGATCGCGGCCGGCCTTCAGTTTCCAGCGAATGCCTTCGTCGACGGCGCATTTCGTCCGGCCAATTCCGGGCAGACATTCACCTCGACGAATCCCGCGACGGGCGAGGTTCTCGCCGAGATCGCCGCATGCGACGCCACCGATGTCGACGCCGCCGTCGCCAAGGCAAAGCAAGCCTTCGACGACGGCCGCTGGCGGCTGCGTTCGCCAGGTGAACGCAAGGCGGTGCTCCTCAAGCTCGCCAGGCTGCTCGAGGACAATCGTCACGAGCTCGCCGTCATGGAGAGCCTCGATAGCGGCAAGCCGGTCGGCGAATGCCAGACGGTCGATGTTCCCGATACCATTCACACGATCCGCTGGCACGCCGAACTGATCGACAAGCTTTATGACAACACCGCGCCTGTCGGCGCCAACGCACTGACGATGATCGTGCGTGAGCCGGTCGGCGTCGTCGGATGCGTGCTTCCGTGGAATTTTCCGCTTTTGATGCTGGCCTGGAAGATCGGCCCGGCGCTTGCTGCCGGCTGCTCGGTGATCGTCAAGCCTGCACAGGAGACGACGCTCACCGCGTTGCGCGTCGCCGAGCTTGCCCATGAAGCGGGCATTCCAGCCGGCGTGTTCAATGTCGTGACCGGCGGCGGCAAAGAGGTCGGCGAGCCGATCGGCATGCACATGGATGTCGATATGGTGGCCTTCACCGGATCGACGCCCACCGGGCGCCGCTTCCTGCGCTATGCAGCGGACTCGAACCTCAAGCGCGTCGTGCTCGAATGCGGCGGCAAGAACCCCGCCGTCGTTCTCGACGATGCCGAAGACCTGGACCTCGTTGCCGAGCAGGTCGTCAATGGCGCCTTCTGGAACATGGGCGAGAACTGCTCGGCCACGTCGCGTCTGATCGTTCATTCCAAAGTCAAGGAGGAGCTGCTGAAGCGCATCGGCGCCTATATGCGCGAATGGAAGACGGGCGATCCGCTCGACCCTGCAAACCGCATCGGCGCGCTTGTCAGCAAGGCCCATTTCGAGAAGGTGAAATCCTTCCTCGACGACGCCAGGAAGGAGAAGCTGACGGTCACCCACGGTGGTGAAACGTATGGCGGCATCTTTATCGAACCGACAGTGGTCGAGGGTGTGACGCCTGCCAGCCGTCTTTTCCAGGAAGAGATCTTCGGGCCGGTGCTTTCGGTCACCACCTTCAATTCGCTTGCCGAAGCAATCGCTCTTGCCAATGACACGAATTACGGTCTGACGGCGTCCGTCTATACCGGCAGCCTGAGGAACGCCATCAAACTCTCGCGCGAGATCCGCGCCGGCGTCGTCACCGTCAACTGCTTTGGAGAAGGCGACGCCAGCACGCCGTTTGGCGGCTACAAGGAGTCCGGCTTCGGCGGCCGCGACAAGTCGGTCTTTGCCCATGACAACTACTGCGAACTGAAGACCATCTGGATCGATGTCTCGGAACGCTCGGTCGACGAGACCATCCGATGA
- a CDS encoding glycine betaine/L-proline ABC transporter, ATPase subunit (KEGG: rec:RHECIAT_PC0000575 probable glycine betaine/L-proline ABC transporter, ATP-binding protein~TIGRFAM: glycine betaine/L-proline ABC transporter, ATPase subunit~PFAM: ABC transporter related~SMART: AAA ATPase), with amino-acid sequence MKTVNADINDVLIDCRSLWKVFGDKSAAAMKSIKERGLGKKEVLKEFNCVVGVSDASIEVRRGEIFCIMGLSGSGKSTLIRLLNKLITPSSGKVLVKGRDLAALSPVDLRQMRARNIGMVFQSVALLPHRTVLENAAFGLEVQGIAKPERNKTAVAALEKVGLADWVSRYPNELSGGMQQRVGLARALASDPEIILMDEPFSALDPLIRRQLQDEFRQLTKALGKSAVFITHDLDEAIRIGDRIAIMKDGVIIQTGTAEEIILNPADAYVAEFVAGISRLHLIKAHSVMRSVAEFQQSAPHSDIASLARTTPGADIDELITLTMQSERDAIAVVDNDQIVGVVTPRSLLMGVKGTSTHDLTPASHNWS; translated from the coding sequence ATGAAAACCGTAAATGCCGATATCAATGACGTCCTGATCGACTGCCGATCCCTTTGGAAAGTCTTCGGTGACAAGTCCGCTGCGGCAATGAAGTCGATCAAGGAGCGCGGCCTCGGCAAAAAAGAGGTCCTGAAGGAGTTCAACTGCGTCGTCGGCGTGTCCGACGCGAGCATTGAGGTCCGGCGCGGCGAAATCTTCTGCATCATGGGCTTGTCGGGAAGCGGAAAATCGACACTCATCCGCCTTCTCAACAAGCTGATCACGCCGAGCTCGGGCAAGGTCCTCGTCAAGGGACGCGACCTCGCCGCCCTGTCGCCGGTCGATCTCCGGCAGATGCGCGCCAGGAACATCGGCATGGTGTTTCAAAGCGTCGCTCTGTTGCCGCATCGGACGGTCCTCGAAAATGCGGCCTTCGGCCTCGAGGTTCAGGGAATTGCCAAGCCGGAGCGAAACAAGACCGCCGTTGCAGCGCTCGAGAAGGTCGGCCTCGCCGACTGGGTGAGCCGATATCCGAACGAGCTTTCCGGCGGCATGCAGCAACGCGTCGGGCTGGCCCGCGCGCTTGCTTCCGACCCCGAGATCATCCTGATGGATGAGCCGTTCAGCGCTCTTGATCCACTCATACGGCGTCAACTTCAGGACGAATTCCGGCAGCTGACGAAAGCCTTGGGCAAGTCCGCGGTCTTCATCACCCATGATCTCGACGAGGCGATCCGGATCGGCGATCGCATTGCGATCATGAAGGACGGCGTCATCATCCAGACCGGCACGGCCGAGGAAATCATCCTCAACCCGGCGGATGCCTATGTCGCCGAATTCGTCGCCGGCATATCCCGCCTTCATCTGATCAAGGCGCATTCCGTCATGCGCAGCGTCGCAGAATTCCAGCAGAGCGCGCCGCATTCCGACATCGCGTCGCTGGCGCGCACGACGCCGGGCGCTGATATCGACGAACTCATCACATTGACGATGCAGTCGGAGCGCGATGCCATCGCGGTCGTCGACAATGATCAGATCGTCGGCGTGGTGACGCCACGCAGCCTGCTGATGGGCGTCAAGGGAACCTCCACCCACGATCTCACGCCGGCGTCCCACAACTGGAGCTGA
- a CDS encoding binding-protein-dependent transport systems inner membrane component (PFAM: binding-protein-dependent transport systems inner membrane component~KEGG: ret:RHE_PF00392 glycine betaine/L-proline ABC transporter, permease protein) codes for MNPSILQFSPGAFLAPSVDWLNTNLHPLFAAISYLIEAVLSGFEALLLFVPPYGLIAIVVVLAFVAVGLRAAILAGLCLGFCLLMGLWTASMQTLSLVTVAVLISVLIAFPIGVLCSRHKTLEAMVRPALDVMQTVPPWVYLIPAVMIFSLGRVPAIIATIVYGIPPMLRLTTLAFNQVPREFVELGSAIGAPPSSVLWKIEIPLARQTLLVGLNQCILLSLAMVVLAGLVGAGGLGAEVTRGLTRMEMGLGLRAGLAIVAVALLLDRLSRGLLDRDRPRKAG; via the coding sequence ATGAACCCATCCATCCTGCAGTTTTCGCCCGGCGCTTTCCTGGCGCCGTCAGTCGATTGGCTCAACACCAACCTGCATCCGCTGTTTGCGGCGATCAGCTATCTGATCGAAGCAGTCCTTTCCGGATTCGAGGCGCTCCTCCTCTTCGTGCCGCCCTATGGGCTTATCGCGATCGTCGTCGTCCTGGCATTCGTCGCCGTCGGTCTGCGCGCCGCGATCCTCGCGGGGCTTTGCCTGGGCTTCTGTCTCCTCATGGGGCTGTGGACGGCATCGATGCAGACTCTCTCCCTGGTCACGGTCGCGGTTCTGATCTCCGTGCTTATCGCCTTCCCGATCGGCGTCCTGTGCTCGCGCCACAAGACATTGGAGGCAATGGTTCGCCCGGCTCTCGACGTGATGCAGACCGTGCCGCCGTGGGTCTATCTCATTCCTGCGGTGATGATCTTCAGCCTTGGACGCGTGCCGGCAATCATCGCCACCATCGTTTATGGCATTCCGCCGATGCTCCGCCTGACCACGCTGGCGTTCAACCAGGTGCCGAGAGAATTCGTGGAACTCGGCAGCGCCATCGGCGCGCCTCCCAGCTCGGTGCTTTGGAAGATCGAGATCCCCTTGGCCAGGCAGACGCTCCTGGTTGGGCTCAACCAATGCATCCTTCTGTCCCTGGCGATGGTCGTATTGGCCGGGCTCGTCGGCGCCGGCGGTCTCGGCGCCGAGGTGACGCGCGGTCTGACGCGCATGGAGATGGGGCTTGGCCTGCGGGCGGGCCTGGCGATCGTTGCTGTCGCCCTTCTGCTCGACCGACTGTCCCGCGGCCTGCTCGACCGTGACAGGCCACGGAAGGCAGGATGA